A window of Candidatus Thermoplasmatota archaeon contains these coding sequences:
- the glyS gene encoding glycine--tRNA ligase, which translates to MDKYSGIISLSKRRGIFYPSYDIYGGEAGFYDYGPIGTLLKNNVENKWRELYMLKENFFEISTPIITPYNVLKASGHVDKFLDVILTCENCGESFKAGDVPEENYEKLKCPECNGKLKKDKINLMFETGIGPRKKERAFLCPETAQGIFVNFPFLYQFSRKKLPLGVVQIGKGFRNEVSPRQGIIRLREFSMAEAEIFFDPENKNHMGFDEIKNDVITIIPAGRDEMRNSVKKIVEKGIIGNNALAYHIALTKRFLVSVGIDEKKLRFRQHLQKEMAHYASDCWDAEILTSFGWVECVGIADRTAYDIKAHMDATGVDMTAFKVYDKPVKEKRKIIVPKMDKLGPAFMGNAKKIKEMLEKMEPTDEPVHLKIDGNDIEIGKEFYDVVEKEITVTGKNFIPHVIEPSYGIDRVIYCILEHNYVETEKEGEKYFTLKLPSCIAPVKAGVFPLANKDGLPSIAREIETDLREKGIVAFYDGRGSIGRRYARMDEIGTPFCITVDYTTIEDNTVTVRWRDTTEQIRIDRKELAGWIQENM; encoded by the coding sequence ATGGATAAATATAGCGGTATAATTTCGTTATCAAAAAGAAGGGGCATATTCTATCCGTCATATGACATATACGGTGGAGAAGCAGGATTTTACGATTACGGCCCTATCGGCACTTTATTGAAAAATAACGTGGAGAATAAATGGCGCGAGTTGTACATGCTGAAGGAAAATTTTTTTGAGATATCGACTCCAATAATAACTCCCTACAATGTTCTTAAAGCATCGGGGCATGTTGATAAATTTCTCGATGTAATACTAACTTGCGAAAATTGTGGTGAGTCTTTCAAGGCTGGAGATGTTCCGGAAGAAAATTACGAAAAATTGAAATGCCCGGAATGTAACGGAAAGCTGAAAAAAGATAAAATAAATTTGATGTTTGAAACGGGCATAGGGCCTAGAAAAAAGGAAAGGGCTTTTTTGTGTCCTGAAACAGCCCAAGGCATTTTTGTGAATTTTCCATTTCTCTACCAGTTTTCTAGGAAAAAATTGCCGTTGGGTGTTGTCCAGATAGGAAAGGGCTTTAGAAATGAAGTATCGCCCCGTCAGGGCATAATAAGGCTGAGGGAGTTCTCGATGGCAGAGGCAGAGATTTTCTTCGACCCGGAAAATAAAAATCATATGGGCTTTGATGAAATAAAAAATGACGTTATAACGATAATACCGGCGGGCAGGGATGAAATGCGTAATTCCGTGAAAAAAATAGTGGAAAAAGGGATAATAGGTAACAACGCCCTTGCATATCATATAGCTTTAACAAAACGCTTTCTTGTTTCAGTTGGCATTGACGAAAAAAAATTGAGGTTCAGGCAGCATCTGCAGAAAGAAATGGCACACTATGCCAGTGATTGCTGGGATGCCGAAATTCTTACGTCATTTGGGTGGGTCGAATGTGTCGGTATCGCAGATCGTACAGCTTATGATATAAAGGCACATATGGATGCTACCGGCGTTGACATGACGGCCTTCAAAGTCTATGATAAGCCAGTGAAAGAGAAAAGAAAAATCATAGTTCCAAAAATGGATAAGCTGGGCCCTGCATTTATGGGAAATGCAAAAAAAATAAAAGAAATGCTCGAGAAAATGGAGCCGACCGATGAACCAGTGCATCTGAAAATTGATGGAAATGACATCGAGATAGGCAAAGAATTTTATGATGTAGTGGAGAAAGAAATCACCGTTACAGGAAAAAATTTCATCCCCCATGTTATCGAGCCGTCCTATGGAATAGACCGCGTAATCTACTGCATCCTTGAACACAATTATGTTGAAACCGAGAAAGAAGGAGAGAAATATTTCACTTTGAAGTTGCCCTCCTGCATTGCGCCAGTAAAAGCGGGTGTTTTTCCGCTCGCTAATAAAGATGGTCTTCCTTCCATTGCCAGGGAAATTGAAACAGACTTACGTGAGAAAGGAATAGTCGCCTTTTATGATGGCAGGGGGAGCATAGGCAGGCGGTACGCACGAATGGACGAAATCGGTACGCCATTCTGCATAACGGTTGACTATACAACGATCGAAGATAATACCGTTACTGTTAGGTGGAGGGACACAACGGAACAAATAAGGATAGATAGGAAAGAACTGGCGGGATGGATACAGGAAAATATGTAA